Within Flavobacterium pisciphilum, the genomic segment TTTCAGTACTATTTTGCCTGTCTTCTTTTTTTCTTCAGCTGGCTGACAAACTTTAGTTCTTCCCAGTCAAATTCATGTGCTTCAGGCAGCAGTCCCCCCAGCGCATCAACAATCCCATTATCACGCGGATTAATATAATTGGGATGCAAATCCAGAAAGCCGAACAATTCATGCGGACTGTCAATAGCAGTAGATTGCAAGGTGTTTTGCTGTTTTGCTGACAAATCCTGATCGCTATCTTCGTTTTTCCGGCGCATCTCGGCATTTCTCCAATACTCATTAAAGGTATTCGCCGAAAATAACGGACCCAGTCCCGAACCGTTCCAGACCGCTTTGGAATTATGGTCAATAAAAGTCATGCCGTAAATACGTCCTTTATCATTGCTTCTAACCACAACGTTGATACCCTGTCCAGCAAGGTATATTTTAAAATCCTTTTCACTGGGTGTTGATTGTACCGCCTTATTGATCGTTGCTTTAAGGTTCGCTTTTCCTGCACCGCCCTTTAAAGACTTTTTGGATTTCGCAAAATGCAGGTAAAGTCCTGCCAGCCCCGCATTTTTACCAAATAGCGAAGCTTTCAACGGATATCCCGCCTTATCCCCGTTTTCTGTAAGAGCAATATAGACCAACCCATTACGCTTTGTTCCATGAAGCTCTCCTTGCACTTTGACTGTCGTAATATTGAACAATGACAGCAGGGCATTGTATTCGCCCAAAGTCTGAAACTTGTAATACTTGGAAAGGTGCCTTACAACTGAAGCGATTTGGTTTTTTATATCCCCTTTCAGATGGTCTACAGGATAAAAAAAAATAGGGGTCTGGCGAAGTTCCTTCTCCGTTGCAGGTATCAGTTCAAAGTTCTTTTCCATTTCCCTACATAGGTTCATGGATCGTCTTTTTTCAAACTTGTCAGATATTTTCCTGCCGTCTTCATCGACGCAAACCGATACGATATGGATATGGGTACGCTCCATATCTGTGTGTTTGAAAACTACAAATGGCTGCCGCCCGTAACCCATTTTTTCCATATATTCTGCTGCCATTTCCCTGAATCTGTTATCGTCTACGATATCCTTTGGATCTGGATTGAGTGAAATGTGGATTACAGGTTTTTCCGTATTTCGGTTTGATGCCAGCAAAGTCTGAAACGATCTGGCCAGTTGGGCCGCGGAATACTGACCGTTTACTGTCTCAATTATTTTACTTGTAAAGACAACAGACGCTTCATCTTTTTGGACTTTGAGCAGGTTATATTCCAGCGTACCATACAAATTGCTTCCTCTTCCTATTTTCGCTATCATTCCATTTCTATTTATAAAGAACCGCTGATGCCGATCCAGCATTTTTAACTGAACAATTCAAATAGTGAGATCCCGGCACTTCCGGCGTTATCTCAAATGTAAGCCCAAGGAGTTTCAAGTTTTAACAGTGGTCGCCAATGGCTTCAGTTGTCTGCGTCTTATACTGAAAAGCATCACTTCATCATAACTATAAACCAGAAAGCCCCAGCGCATACCGTGGATAATCTCCAGCATATTTGCTAATAAAAAACGATGTTCATATTTATTTTATTAAAACTTAAAGGATAATCTTATAATTTATTAATATTTTTACCTACCAACTATCCGATTATCTAACATGTCTAATTTTGAAAAACATTGAATGCAACTATTAAAAAATTGAAGTGTGGCAATGATTTATGTATTATAGACATTGAAAATATCGATACGGCGCTAAAAACTTCGCTGGATAATAAATTCATTAAAATTTGTGAGGGAAATGTAACTGTCGATTTAAACGGAGTCAAGCAGCGCGTTGTAAATTACCTTACGCCAAAGAAAGGCAGGACTTTAGAAATGGGAGCAATAGCTGAATTTTTTATACACCTGTATTTAAATGAAGAAGGTTTTGAACCACAATTTCTATTTTTTAATCTGGAGGAAAATTCTATTAAAAAGGGCTTTGACGGTTATTATTTTCATGATAAGGAAGAGTGGATTTTGGAAAGCAAATCCGGTATGAGTACCACCGCAGGAGTTTCACATGGTTCAAAAGTAAAAGAATCATACAATGACCTAAAGGAGAAATTAGCCGGAAATACCCCGAATAATCCCTGGCGGGAGGCTTATAACCATGCATCTCATATTGATGTGGGGGCTAATTCAAATGTAAGGGCAAACATCAAAAAATTTACTGTCGAGTTTGACACCAAAGTATATCATAAGATTAACGACTTCAACATAATTCCGGGCTCGACAATTTTTCTAAACGGCACATGGACCGCAACTGATACTGCCGCATTAGAAACTGAGATTGAGAATACGATTTCAAAATTTGACTTTAAAAAAATCAAGATTGTCTGCGTGACTAAAAAATCCTTGCAGCTTTTTTGGCAGTACTTGACAAAACCTTAATTATTTATGAACCAGACAGAAAAAGCAGCACTTACGGATATAAATAAAATTGAATCCTTCAGGACAATAATGGAAAAACTGACCATTGGTACTGAATTGACCCATCAGGAAATTGTATATATTTTAGGCTGCGCTATCATATTTCTGAAAAATTACGAACTCGACAACAGGTTAACAAGCTATGCGGAGTTCGCCTACTATATCATACTAAAGTACAGTACCCGCTACAAGGACTACGCCCCTCTTTATGATTTTTCAGCCAACTTCGGCTATTATCCGGTTGCCAAAGCAATTTTGAACGACGGACTGCTGGAACAGGAATCTCTGGAAGACCACTGCATCGGCATTGAACTGGAGCGTTACAGACACGAGGAATATATAGAAACCGTACATCAGTACAAC encodes:
- the mobB gene encoding conjugal transfer protein MobB, with the protein product MIAKIGRGSNLYGTLEYNLLKVQKDEASVVFTSKIIETVNGQYSAAQLARSFQTLLASNRNTEKPVIHISLNPDPKDIVDDNRFREMAAEYMEKMGYGRQPFVVFKHTDMERTHIHIVSVCVDEDGRKISDKFEKRRSMNLCREMEKNFELIPATEKELRQTPIFFYPVDHLKGDIKNQIASVVRHLSKYYKFQTLGEYNALLSLFNITTVKVQGELHGTKRNGLVYIALTENGDKAGYPLKASLFGKNAGLAGLYLHFAKSKKSLKGGAGKANLKATINKAVQSTPSEKDFKIYLAGQGINVVVRSNDKGRIYGMTFIDHNSKAVWNGSGLGPLFSANTFNEYWRNAEMRRKNEDSDQDLSAKQQNTLQSTAIDSPHELFGFLDLHPNYINPRDNGIVDALGGLLPEAHEFDWEELKFVSQLKKKRRQAK